From one Betaproteobacteria bacterium genomic stretch:
- a CDS encoding crotonase: MAYETILYEEDGPIGWLTLNRPHDGNMFNVTMCHEIRDCIDAIRRETRTRVLVITGAGDKFFCIGGRKDGLEDTTLYAGMLPTLEIYESIDRLQKPVIASVNGFAVGGGQVLQVMCDLTIAKESAVFRQVGPMMGSFDAGYGTWYLEDLVGKKKAKEMWYLNPRLSAKQALDIGLINRVVPDDKLREETRKMALEVSERGAFALAAIKGAFNARHGGVGGLARVSHDLLLRLYLETDEHEELGKAFGERRSPDAGKFGH; encoded by the coding sequence TTGGCATACGAAACGATTCTGTACGAGGAAGACGGCCCGATCGGCTGGCTCACGCTCAATCGCCCGCACGACGGCAACATGTTCAACGTGACCATGTGCCACGAGATTCGCGACTGCATCGACGCCATCCGGCGCGAAACGCGCACGCGCGTGCTGGTCATCACCGGCGCGGGCGACAAGTTCTTCTGCATCGGCGGGCGCAAGGACGGGCTCGAAGACACGACGCTTTATGCCGGCATGCTGCCGACGCTGGAAATCTACGAGTCGATCGACCGGCTGCAGAAGCCGGTGATCGCCTCGGTGAACGGGTTCGCGGTCGGTGGCGGCCAAGTGCTGCAAGTGATGTGCGATCTCACCATCGCCAAGGAAAGCGCGGTATTCCGCCAGGTTGGACCGATGATGGGCAGTTTCGATGCGGGCTACGGCACCTGGTACCTGGAAGACCTGGTCGGGAAGAAGAAGGCAAAGGAAATGTGGTACCTCAATCCGAGGTTGAGCGCGAAACAGGCGCTCGACATCGGGCTCATCAACCGAGTCGTGCCGGATGACAAGCTGCGCGAGGAGACGCGCAAGATGGCGCTCGAGGTGTCCGAGCGCGGCGCCTTCGCGCTGGCCGCGATCAAGGGCGCCTTCAATGCGCGCCATGGCGGCGTCGGCGGGCTCGCGCGCGTGTCGCACGATCTGCTGCTGCGGCTTTATCTCGAAACCGACGAGCACGAGGAGCTCGGCAAGGCGTTCGGCGAGCGGCGCTCACCGGATGCGGGGAAGTTCGGGCATTGA
- a CDS encoding amidohydrolase family protein, with product MKIIDFRVRPPLKGFLSMVMYSNGERRDRFTRQLGLEPAPSAVQRSMPLLLEEMKAVNVVHGVITGRTSDFLGSVSNEDVAAIVKEHPGRFSAIAAIDPTNRKAAIAQIDAALAGGFVGVTIEPGAYPVPLYADDRRLYPIYAHLEDRNVPVVIMTGGNAGPDLSYSNPIQLDRVAADFPNLRIAVSHGNWPWVSEIIHVAFRRSNVYVSPDMYLYNMPGMDDYLKAANGFLADRFIFATAYPLVPLQAYAEWFVKLPLKPENMEKCVYRNAANFLGIAP from the coding sequence ATGAAGATCATCGACTTCCGCGTCCGCCCGCCGCTCAAGGGCTTCCTGAGCATGGTGATGTACTCGAACGGCGAGCGGCGCGATCGCTTCACGCGCCAACTAGGACTGGAACCGGCGCCTTCCGCAGTGCAGCGCTCCATGCCGCTGCTGCTCGAGGAGATGAAAGCGGTGAACGTCGTGCACGGTGTCATCACCGGCCGGACATCCGACTTCCTGGGGTCGGTATCGAACGAGGACGTGGCCGCGATCGTGAAGGAACATCCCGGACGCTTCTCGGCCATCGCCGCGATCGATCCGACCAACCGCAAGGCCGCCATCGCGCAAATCGATGCGGCGCTCGCAGGCGGATTCGTCGGCGTGACGATCGAGCCGGGCGCCTACCCGGTGCCCCTGTATGCCGACGACCGCAGGCTCTATCCCATATACGCCCATCTCGAAGATCGCAACGTCCCGGTCGTCATCATGACCGGAGGCAATGCCGGGCCGGACCTGAGCTACTCGAATCCCATCCAGCTCGATCGGGTCGCGGCCGACTTCCCGAATCTGCGTATCGCGGTGTCGCACGGCAACTGGCCGTGGGTGAGCGAGATCATCCACGTCGCCTTCCGGCGCTCGAACGTGTACGTCTCGCCCGACATGTACCTCTACAACATGCCCGGAATGGACGACTACCTCAAGGCCGCCAACGGATTCCTCGCCGATCGCTTCATCTTCGCCACCGCCTACCCGCTGGTCCCGTTGCAGGCCTATGCCGAGTGGTTCGTGAAGCTGCCGCTCAAGCCCGAGAACATGGAGAAGTGCGTTTACCGGAACGCGGCGAACTTTCTCGGGATCGCGCCTTAA
- a CDS encoding amidohydrolase family protein gives ILDRIEPLIRRGAMPQILTRPILFDMNLRRPFMFSEMTSARALFDASFEKQMAIYADTGFRARFKEELKEGRKWSTLARNVIVVSVENAAMKRYEGRTVGEIADERGKDANDTFFDLTVEDNMQIKFVVPRANTDHAGIGNLLTDSRTMIGLSDAGAHLDMLCESGYTTWLLGHWVREEKALSLEHAIKRITSEPADFFGLKDRGRLQVGAAADIVVFDPQRVSSPLRPTPVKDLPAGGSRLYCKAEGISRVIVNGETLYLEGKPTSARPGKVLRSV, from the coding sequence ATCCTGGACCGGATCGAGCCGCTGATCCGGCGCGGCGCCATGCCGCAGATCCTCACCCGCCCGATCCTGTTCGACATGAACCTGCGCCGGCCTTTCATGTTCTCGGAGATGACCTCGGCGCGCGCGCTGTTCGACGCCTCTTTCGAGAAGCAGATGGCGATCTATGCCGATACCGGCTTCCGCGCGCGCTTCAAGGAGGAGCTGAAGGAAGGCCGCAAGTGGTCCACGCTCGCGCGCAACGTGATCGTGGTGTCGGTCGAGAATGCCGCGATGAAGCGCTACGAGGGCAGGACCGTGGGCGAGATCGCCGACGAGCGCGGCAAGGACGCGAACGACACCTTCTTCGATCTCACCGTCGAAGACAACATGCAGATCAAGTTCGTCGTGCCGCGCGCGAACACCGATCACGCGGGCATCGGCAATCTGCTCACGGATTCGCGCACGATGATCGGGCTGTCGGACGCCGGCGCGCACCTCGACATGCTGTGCGAATCGGGCTATACGACGTGGCTTCTCGGCCACTGGGTGCGCGAGGAAAAGGCGCTGTCGCTCGAGCATGCGATCAAGCGCATCACTTCCGAGCCGGCGGATTTCTTCGGTTTGAAGGATCGCGGCCGGTTGCAGGTCGGCGCGGCTGCGGACATCGTCGTATTCGACCCGCAGCGGGTGAGCTCGCCGCTTCGGCCGACGCCTGTGAAGGATCTGCCTGCGGGCGGCTCGCGGCTCTACTGCAAGGCCGAGGGTATTTCGCGCGTGATCGTCAACGGCGAGACGCTGTACCTGGAAGGCAAGCCGACTTCCGCGCGGCCGGGGAAGGTGTTGCGGTCGGTTTAG
- a CDS encoding CoA transferase gives MTHDAKALPFHDLPARPLGDGFELLAGIRVLDLTTSIAGPYAGMLLGDLGAEVIKVERPGRGDDCRAWGPPFLDGESLWFLSVNRNKRSLALDYSADAGRVVLHDLVRKSDVVLVNLVSRAQRKLGVDHETLARLRADLVHVSLTGFGLEGARADMPCYDLIAEGYSGVMDLTGEAENDPQKVGTPAADLIAGMDAALISVAALFDRARTGRGHALDVSMVDSMTRFMSPRIVPYLGSGIVPRRTGAKDSVIAVYQVFNAADAPMNLALGNDAIWQRFWTAVGEPVVAEDPRYATGAQRQAARADIVARIAAVLGTKPRDHWLAALAAAKVPAGPIYRVDEVAADAALRERGVVYRLEHDGRAIPQVGLGIRVDGVAAGIRLAPPRLGEHTDSVLSEMLGYDGKRIADLHSAGVV, from the coding sequence ATGACGCACGACGCCAAAGCCTTGCCCTTCCACGATCTGCCGGCGCGCCCGCTCGGCGACGGGTTCGAGCTGCTCGCCGGAATCCGCGTGCTCGATCTCACCACCTCCATCGCCGGCCCCTACGCGGGCATGCTGCTCGGCGACCTCGGCGCCGAGGTGATCAAAGTCGAGCGACCCGGACGCGGCGACGATTGCCGCGCCTGGGGCCCGCCGTTTCTCGATGGCGAGTCGCTGTGGTTCCTTTCGGTCAACCGCAACAAGCGCTCGCTGGCGCTCGACTATTCCGCAGACGCAGGGCGAGTGGTGCTGCACGACCTGGTTCGAAAGAGCGATGTCGTGCTGGTCAACCTGGTCTCGCGTGCGCAGCGCAAGCTCGGCGTCGATCACGAGACGCTCGCCCGCCTGCGGGCCGATCTCGTGCATGTCTCGCTCACGGGTTTCGGGCTCGAAGGCGCACGGGCCGACATGCCCTGCTACGATCTGATCGCCGAGGGCTACTCCGGTGTGATGGACCTGACTGGCGAGGCGGAGAACGATCCGCAGAAAGTGGGCACGCCGGCGGCCGATCTCATCGCCGGCATGGATGCGGCGCTCATCAGCGTCGCGGCGTTGTTCGATCGCGCACGCACCGGTCGCGGCCACGCGCTCGACGTTTCCATGGTCGACAGCATGACGCGCTTCATGTCGCCGCGGATCGTGCCGTATCTCGGCTCGGGCATCGTTCCCCGGCGCACGGGCGCCAAGGACAGTGTCATCGCCGTCTACCAGGTGTTCAACGCGGCCGACGCGCCGATGAACCTCGCGCTCGGCAACGACGCGATCTGGCAGCGCTTCTGGACTGCGGTTGGCGAGCCCGTGGTTGCGGAGGATCCGCGCTACGCGACCGGCGCGCAGCGCCAGGCCGCGCGCGCCGACATCGTGGCTCGCATCGCCGCGGTGCTCGGGACGAAGCCGCGTGATCATTGGCTAGCGGCGCTGGCCGCGGCGAAGGTCCCCGCCGGACCGATCTATCGCGTGGATGAAGTCGCCGCCGACGCGGCACTGCGCGAACGCGGTGTCGTGTATCGGCTCGAGCACGACGGCCGGGCCATTCCCCAGGTCGGCCTCGGCATCCGGGTCGACGGCGTAGCCGCCGGTATTCGCTTAGCACCCCCGCGGCTCGGCGAGCACACCGATTCGGTGCTCTCCGAGATGCTTGGATACGACGGAAAGCGGATCGCCGACTTGCATTCGGCTGGCGTGGTGTAA
- a CDS encoding NAD-dependent epimerase/dehydratase family protein, which translates to MSAVPTHPTGAQRVALVTGATGVVGRNLLAHLCNDGQWQVYAVSRRKPDVAGRYTHLPVNLLDRDACAQSLGALADVTHIFHAAYSEHADAAAMVAPNLALLRNVVECIEPVARGLAHVLFMQGTKYYGSHLGPFKTPAREDDSRHMSPNFYYDLQDYLAERQHGKRWTWTAPRPHAVIGFALGNPMNLASVIAVYATLCKALDLPLAFPGTEAAYRALYQCTDAGLLARAMTWMATEPACANQAYNVVNGDPIRWQNVWPSFARFFGLEPVPPRRLNLMQTMADKGALWQQLVAAHGLGPYRYEDLVSWRYGDFVFSSGHDIVSDMGKAWRAGFHEVVDTEAMFLRVFESYRRDGIIP; encoded by the coding sequence ATGTCCGCAGTCCCTACGCATCCGACCGGCGCGCAGCGCGTCGCATTGGTCACCGGAGCAACCGGCGTCGTGGGCCGCAATCTGCTCGCGCACCTGTGCAACGACGGGCAATGGCAGGTGTACGCCGTCTCGCGCCGCAAGCCCGATGTCGCGGGCCGCTACACGCACCTGCCCGTGAACCTCCTGGACCGCGATGCATGCGCGCAATCGCTGGGCGCGCTCGCCGACGTCACGCACATTTTCCATGCGGCCTATAGCGAGCATGCGGATGCGGCCGCGATGGTGGCGCCGAACCTCGCGCTGCTGCGCAATGTGGTCGAATGCATCGAGCCGGTTGCACGCGGGCTCGCGCACGTGCTCTTCATGCAGGGAACGAAGTACTACGGCAGCCACCTGGGTCCTTTCAAGACACCGGCCCGCGAAGACGATTCGCGGCACATGTCGCCGAACTTCTACTACGACCTGCAGGACTATCTCGCCGAGCGTCAACACGGCAAGCGCTGGACGTGGACAGCGCCGCGCCCGCATGCGGTGATCGGCTTTGCGCTCGGCAATCCGATGAACCTCGCGAGCGTCATCGCCGTGTATGCGACCCTATGCAAGGCGCTCGATCTGCCGCTCGCGTTCCCGGGCACCGAGGCCGCCTATCGGGCGCTCTATCAGTGCACCGACGCGGGCCTGCTGGCACGCGCGATGACGTGGATGGCAACCGAGCCTGCGTGCGCCAACCAGGCCTACAACGTGGTGAACGGCGATCCCATCCGCTGGCAGAACGTCTGGCCGAGCTTCGCGCGCTTCTTCGGATTGGAGCCCGTGCCGCCGCGGCGGCTCAATCTCATGCAAACCATGGCCGACAAGGGAGCGCTGTGGCAGCAACTCGTCGCGGCACATGGCCTCGGGCCGTATCGCTACGAAGATCTGGTTTCATGGCGCTACGGTGACTTCGTGTTTTCATCGGGGCACGATATCGTCTCGGACATGGGCAAGGCCTGGCGCGCGGGCTTCCACGAAGTGGTGGACACCGAGGCCATGTTCCTGCGCGTGTTCGAATCGTACCGCCGCGACGGCATCATCCCGTAA